One segment of Solanum stenotomum isolate F172 chromosome 1, ASM1918654v1, whole genome shotgun sequence DNA contains the following:
- the LOC125853692 gene encoding F-box protein CPR1-like has translation MSNGIMKILPEDVIIYILLRFSVKSLLRFKFNSKSWYTLIQSSRFKNIHINDTTTTNNEFIIFSRSFKETEGFKNVLSINSSNDHNDLVLLDLDLPYLNFTRRFNELVGPCNGLIVLTDNDVIVLINPATKNYMSLPPSPFVCEKGFHRSFKGGIGFGFDSIGNDYKFVRISEVFLDAYWGPEKQEKKVEVYDLCIDSWRDVNPDMDQQLPSVFSNPSFEILHHGTFHWYAKTDRIYVILCFDISTEIFHNMNMPDACNVFDGKCYSLTVLNELLTLICYPPPNSNNDLTQHTMDIWIMMEYNVHESWTKMYMIKPFPFQFPLTTWRDHLLLLQSKSGLLISYDLNSNEVKKFDLHAYPKSLRVIVFKESLISIPKRGP, from the coding sequence ATGTCGAATGGAATTATGAAAATATTACCTGAGGATGTGATAATTTATATACTTTTGAGATTTTCAGTGAAATCTCTTCTAAGATTTAAATTCAACTCCAAAAGTTGGTATACTCTTATACAATCCtcaagatttaaaaatattcatatcaatGACACTACAACTACAAACAATGAATTCATTATATTTAGTCGTTCCTTCAAAGAAACTGAAGGATTTAAAAATGTCTTGTCTATTAATTCTAGCAATGATCACAATGATCTTGTTTTACTAGATCTTGATCTTCCATATCTAAACTTCACTCGTCGTTTTAATGAACTCGTTGGCCCTTGCAATGGTTTGATTGTTTTGACGGATAATGATGTTATTGTCTTAATTAATCCAGCTACTAAAAACTATATGTCACTCCCACCTAGCCCTTTCGTTTGTGAAAAGGGTTTTCATCGTAGCTTTAAAGGTGGCATTGGATTTGGTTTTGATTCGATTGGAAATGATTACAAATTTGTAAGGATTTCGGAGGTATTTTTGGATGCTTATTGGGGTCCTGAGAAGCAGGAGAAAAAAGTAGAGGTTTATGATTTGTGCATTGATTCATGGAGAGATGTGAATCCTGATATGGATCAACAATTGCCTAGTGTGTTTAGTAATCCATCTTTCGAGATACTTCATCATGGAACATTTCATTGGTATGCAAAAACAGATCGAATATATGTAATTCTATGCTTTGATATTAGTACTGAGATTTTTCACAATATGAATATGCCTGATGCTTGTAATGTCTTTGATGGTAAGTGTTATAGCCTCACAGTCTTGAATGAGTTGCTAACCTTGATTTGTTATCCCCCTCCAAATAGCAATAATGATCTCACTCAACATACCATGGACATCTGGATAATGATGGAGTATAATGTACACGAGTCTTGGACTAAAATGTATATGATTAaaccttttccttttcaattcCCATTAACAACTTGGAGGGATCATTTATTGCTTCTTCAAAGTAAAAGTGGACTTCTGATTTCCTATGATCTGAATTCCAATGAAGTCAAGAAATTCGACTTACATGCTTATCCAAAAAGTTTGAGAGTCATAGTTTTCAAGGAAAGTTTGATTTCTATTCCAAAAAGAGGACCCTAA